Sequence from the Undibacterium piscinae genome:
TCCGGCTTTTGTACCGCTTTGAGTATCAGCGAAGGATTGGTGGTGGCATCGCGCGGTGTGTAGGCCTGCATCGATTGGAAATCACCCGTGTCGGCCACAACCGTCGTGTATTGTTTGAGTTGATCTAATTGGTTCATCATAAATTTTCGCGTAAAAAAATCAAAGGTTCACTTCTACTTTACTTGTTCCCGTAACAATATCACCAATTACGGCGGCATCCAAAAAATCACCCTTTCTAAATATCTCCAGCACCTGCTCGACCGATCCGGCGTCACAGCAAACCAATAGACCACCCGAGGTCTGCGGATCACTCAATAAAGCCTGCTGTACCGCACTGATGCCATTGAGTTTTACGTCGTGACCATAGGCGGCCCAGTTACGGGCTGATGCACCAGTGATGTAACCTGCTTCGGCAAGCTGCTGCACTTGGGGTAGCAAAGGGATTTTTGACATATTGAGTTGCGCGCCGACTTTGGCGCCACGGCACACTTCCAGCAAATGTCCTAGCAAGCCAAAACCGGTGACATCGGTCATCGCACTCACGCCATCCAGGCTAGACAATGCCTGCCCGGGCTTATTGAGCTTGGTCGTATTCATGATCATGCTGGCATAACCGGCCTCATCCAAGGCCTGCTTCTTGAGCGCGGCAGATAAAATGCCGACGCCTATCGGCTTACCAAGAACCAGTTTATCACCCACCTTGGCATCAGAATTGCGCTTGAGCTTGGACGGATGGATAAGACCGAGTACCACCAGACCATAAATCGGCTCAACCGAATCTATCGTATGTCCGCCGGCAATCGGAATCCCGGCTTCGGCGCAGATGCTCTCGCCTCCCTGGATAATCTGCCCTATGACTTCCAGCGGTAATTGATTGACCGGCATACCGACCAGCGCCAGCGCCATGATAGGAGTACCGCCCATCGCATACACATCGGAAATCGCGTTAGTGGCGGCGATACGGCCGAAGTCATAAGGGTCATCGACGATAGGCATAAAAAAATCCGTGGTGGCAATCAGTGCCTGCTCGTCATTCAGCTTATAGACCGCCGCATCATCGGAGGTCTCTATGCCTACCATTAAGGCTGATGGCACCGGAAAACCTGTCGATTTTTTAAGTATTTCGGCCAATACACCGGGTGCGATTTTGCAACCGCAACCGCCGCCATGCGAGAAAGAAGTCAATCTTACCGGAGTCGTGCTTGTATTCATCTTGTTAGGCTTTTATTGTGCGTTTGTAGGTCAAAGGGCAGGTTCGTGCTAATGTATTTACTCTTGCAGTCTGGTGTTCAAGGAATCATCTTATGTCACTGACAAAAAAATCATTTCGATACGCCACGGCAAATGAACTGGCACTGATGCTGTCGGAAGCCCACGATTATACGCTGAGCTTGTTCAAATGCTTCGCCAGCGAGATCGACAATCCTGATAATCAGGCACACAACCAGCACATGAACTCTCCGCATTGGGACCTCGGTCATCTTGGCTGGTTTGCGGAGTGGTTAATTTTACGCGAAGCATCTCTCCACGCACCTCACCTTGCTGCGCGACCATCGATGCTAAGCAAAGGCGACGCCTGGTTCGACCCGCACCAGGCGCAACGCGATCAGGATCAACTGACGCTCCCCAAAGCAGCTCAGCTCATTACGTATAAAAACGAGGTGCTAGACAGGGTGCTAAACAAACTTCAGACAGCCCCCGGCAATGATGCTGCGTTGTATCCCTACCGCATGGCACTTGCCCATGAAGACTGGCATGCGGAATACTGGATTGCCAAACTACAGGAACTAGGACTGCACGCCCCGTTAAGCATAAATCGGCATACAAGTCCGCCGTGGGCTCAAGGCGAAATTCGCTATCCGGGTGGAAACCTTTTAATGGGCAGCGAATATGGAAACGGTTTTCTATTCGATACCGAAGCATCGGCCCATACGATCTATGTGCCAAGCTTCAGCATGGATACCACGCTCGTCAGCAATGCCCAATTTGCCGAGTTTATCGAAGACAATGGCTACCAAAGAGCGCAATATTGGTCGCAAGCGGGGATACGCTGGCTGATGCAACAAGAACGCTCTGCGCCTTTACACTGGTCACGTGAGGGAAACTGGTGGAGAAGCAGTCGTTTTGGACGGGAGATCAGCTTAAGCCCAAGCGAGGCCGTGCGTCATGTCAGCCTATACGAAGCGCAAGCCTATTGCGTATGGGCGGAACGCCGCCTTCCCAGCGAAGCCGAGTGGGAATTTGCCGCTAATTACGCGCACGCATCGTTTCACTGGGGGCATTATGGGAATGGACTTGCTCACCATTTGAAGCATATCCGGGATTCAGACCTGACAGCATAGGCTATGGTGCCGCCCCAGATGCGGCGTTTGGCAGCCATCAAAGCTTACGCGGAGCCTCGTTCGCCACCCCACCCCGCATGCGTTCTATACGCTACCGCAATTTTCTATTGCCCGGACACTGCGAAAACTTCAGCGGCTTCAGAACCTGTCAGCTTTAATCCGGTGATCACCGCAAGCCCATCATACTCACTTCAGGGCCAGGAAGACGGCATGCTTACGATAATTGATCATCCATAAAAAAAACGGACACAAAAGTGTCCGTTTTTTAATTTACTACCGTAACGCAATCTCTTGCAGATTACCGGTCGCCGAACGAACGACGATTGCCGTTGGCATCACCAAAGCGTGGGTTGCTGCCTTTGTAACCGCCGCCGCTACCTTCGCTGCGTGGACCATTGCTGGACGGGCTATTTGGCTTACTGAAAGTACGCTGGCCTGGCTTGCTGTTACTATTGGAATTGCTATTACCACCGTAGCCACCGCCGCTAGAACGTGTATCGCCCGGCTTCCAACCACCTGGTTTACGCGCTGTAGAGCGTGAAGCGACTGCGCTTTTCTTAGGCTCAAAACCTTCGATAACATCGACAGGGATCAATTGCTTAGTGAAGCGCTCGATACGCTTAACGTTGATGCCTTCAGCATGATTCACCAGAGAAATCGCCACACCGTTACGGCCGGCACGACCGGTACGACCGATACGGTGCACGTAATCTTCCGGGAATTTAGGCAAGTCGTAGTTAAATACGTGAGTAATCGCTGGTACGTCGATACCACGGGCGGCAACGTCAGTCGCCACCAAAACACGAACTTGTCCACGACGCAATGCATCGAGAGTACGGTTACGTGCACCTTGATGCATATCGCCATGCAGAGCTGCTGCGGCGAAACCGGCGATATTCAGACGGTCAGCGATAGTATCGGCATCACGCTTAGTCGCGGTAAACACCACGGCTTGATCAACTGACTCGTCACGCAGCAAATGATCGAGCATACGGTTTTTGTGTGACAGATCGTCAACAAAGTGAACTTTTTGCGTAATGTTTTCGTGCTTAGTCGCAGAACCGGCGATCTGGATGATCATAGGATCTTTAGTGATGCGGCGCGCCATATTACCGACTACGCCATCAAGCGTAGCGGAGAACAACATGGTTTGACGAGTCTCAGGAGTTGCGGCAACGATTTTTTCGATATCATCGATAAAACCCATGTCCAGCATACGATCGGCTTCATCAAGAACCAAAATCTGCAATTCGGAAAAATCGATTTTGCCCGATTCCATATGATCGATCAAACGACCTGGAGTAGCGACCAGAATTTCCGGATTGCGTGACAACAATTGCATTTGTTTTGGGTAAGGCATACCACCGAGGATAGACACAGCCTTGATCTTACGTGAGTAAGCGCTGTATTTATCTGTTGCTGTTGTCACTTGCAATGCAAGTTCGCGAGTTGGCGTCAACACCAGCATTTTTGGTTTTGCAGCCTGGAAACGCGGACGCTCGCCACGTGAACGGGCGGATTGACGCTCCTGATTCGGAGTCTTGTCTGCAGCGGTAACTTCCAGGCTATCAGCGGCAGTTGCAAATTTATGCAAGGCTGGCAGCATGAACGCGGCAGTTTTGCCGGAGCCAGTCTGGGAAGAAACCAGCAAGTCACGTCCTGCGATCGCGGCAGGTACCGCCTGGATCTGTACCGCTGTAGGGTCGGTATAGCCACTATCAGTAATAGCGCGGAGTATGGACGTGTGCAGGCCTAGTGTTTCAAAAGTCATTTAATTTATCTTTCGTTATATATATCTGCGCCATACAAAAGCAAGGCGCGCAAAAAAGCAGCGTCAACCAAACGAAATGAACAAAGAAAACCAGTTTCAAAATGGAACGAGAACGGTATACGATGAAATTTCGGCACAAAAGCTTTGCGCCGGGATGATGTCTTTTAAGGATCAAGACATGCTGGGCGGGAGGGCTTTTACATTGCTGCATCTATTACTACCAGATGCGCACAGGCTACGGTGCTGCAGTAACACCACAATCAATATATTGCAGTGCAAAAAAGCGACTATACAGGATATTCTTAGGAAATGCACTTATTTATTGACTTACCGCAGGCTTTAACCGGAAAATTATGCCGTAATTTATTTAATGCTATCTAATTACGGGTTTTATTGCATGCCAAACGGCATAATGGTGAACCTACTTCACTCAGAAAAATCCCCGTGACACTCAAGACATCAAAGGCGCTCCTAGTCCGGTTAATTTTGCCGCTACATTTACTGCTACCTGCATTGCTATGCGCTGACAATGCCATGGCTGACACCTTGTCGGTGGCGGTGGCGGCAAACGTCCAATACGTCTTTGATGAGATCAGGCTTGAATTCAAGAAGGAAACCGGGCATGAGATCCGTGCCACCTATAACTCATCAGGTAAATTCGTCACCCAAATCATCAATGGTGCGCCATTTGACGTGTTTCTTTCAGCGGATATGGAGTACCCGGAATACTTAAGCAAACAGGCTTACACCACGGCTGCACCGAAAATATACGCGTATGGCACCCTGGTGTTATGGACGATGAAAAAACGGGATTTGAGTCAATGGCAAAGCCTGCTCAGTGGCGACTCCATCACCAAAATTGCGCTGGCAAATCCTAAGACCGCTCCGTATGGCCGCGAAGCCCTGAAAGCGTTGGCATATTACAAACTTGACGCCAGTCTAAAGCCGCGCCTGGTGTTTGGCGACAGCATTTCACAAACCAATCAATACATCCACTCCGGAGTCGCCGATATTGGCTTTACCGCAAAATCGGTAGTGCTCGCTAAAGAGATGAAGGATCAGGGTAGCTGGATAGAAATTCCGCAACAATCGTATCAGGCCATTGCGCAAGGCGCAGTGATACTCAAGCACGGCAAAGAACACCATCCCGTGCTGGCACAGCAATTTTATGATTTTTTATACTCTGCCAAAGCACGCACTATCCTACTGAACAATGGATATCGCCTGCCATGAATATCCTCTCTGGTCATATCGCTGCAATCGAAGCACACGGTAGCGTAGCGATAGTCGACGTCACGGTTGCCGCGCGCCTATTTACCGCCACCTTACTGGGCAGCCCCGAACATCTGGCGAGCTGGAAAATCGGGCAATCGGTACAACTGTTATTTAAGGAAAGCGAAGTGGCGCTGGCAAAAAATCTATCGGGGCAAATCAGTCTCAGGAATCGCCTGCCGGGCACTATCGTCGCCATCGAAGTCGGGCAGGTGCTGACCCGCGCCATCATAGACATGAATGGATTGATGATCAGCTCGGTGATTACCTCACGCTCGGCGCGTGGCTTACAACTGGCGATAGGGGATCAGGTCGAGGGTCTGGTGAAATCGAACGAAATGAGTTTACTGCTGGCAGAGAGTATATGAGCATGTTTAGCTATGACTGGGCACCATTACTACTGACCTTTGAACTGGCGGCAATCACCACGTTCATCCTGTTGTTGCTGGGCATACCGCTGGCGTATTGGCTGGCGTTTTCCGGCAACCGCTTTAAACCCGTATTTGAGACGGCCGTCAGCATGCCTCTGGTATTGCCGCCTTCGGTGCTGGGATTCTATCTGCTGCTGGCATTTAGCCCGCAGCAGGCATTCGGTCTTTGGCTGGCGCAAAGCTTCGATATCCGGCTGGTGTTCAGCTTTGCCGGACTGGTAATAGGTTCGGTGATTTTCAGCCTGCCGTTTATGGTTCACCCGATACAGTCCGGTTTACAGAACATTCCGCTTTCCTTGATTGAGGCCTCCCGCACTTTAGGTAAGTCTGACCTCCACACCCTGTTTCGCGTACTGCTACCGAATATCAAATCCTCACTGCTGGCGGGTATCGTACTCAGCTTCGCCCACACCATAGGTGAATTCGGGGTGGTGCTGATGATAGGCGGGAATATTCCAGGCGTCACTAAAGTTGCGTCTATCGCCATTTATGATGAGGTCGAGAGTCTCAATTATGCCGCCGCGCATTTTTACGCGATGGTCTTATTCATCGTCAGTTTTGCAGTGTTATTGCTGGTGTATACCAATAATCGGCGCGCCCTGCTCCCCTTTACGCGCCACTGATTGATCCACCGACATGCTAGAACTAGACCTGCAAAAAAACCTGCGCAGCAGCTCTGCCTCACTTGATATAGATATTCATTTCAAGGCACAAGCGCATGACTTTATCTCGCTGTTCGGTCCCTCCGGCGTTGGCAAAACCACCTTGCTACGCATGCTGGCCGGTCTGACTAAGCCGGATCAAGGCCGTCTCGTAGTCGATGGCGTGACATGGTTCGATGCGGCAAAAAAAATCAATCTCTCGCCACAACAACGCTCTATCGGCTTCGTTTTTCAGGATTACGCACTGTTTCCCAACATGAGCGTCAGGGACAATGTCGCCTATGGCGCAGCAAAAAATCAGGCTGCCTGGATACAGCGTTTATTGCAACTGACTGGCTTAACCACCTTCCAGAACAGCCTGCCAGCCACACTCTCGGGCGGTCAAAAGCAAAGGGTGGCGCTGGCGCGCGCCTTGGCGCGCAAGCCAAAACTGCTGCTACTGGATGAACCATTGTCTGCGCTTGATGGCGTATTGCGTTCGCAATTACAGGATAAATTACTGCAACTGCATCATGAGTGCGGTCTCACCAGTATCCTGGTCAGCCACGATATAGGTGAAGTATTTAAGCTGTCGCAACAAGTGCATCAACTGGAGCAAGGAAAAATAATCAAGTCGGGCACACCGGCCGAAGTATTTTTACAGCAGCGCCTGTCAGGCAAACTGAATCTACGCGCACAGGTTCTGGCAATACGCAAGGAAGAGGTAATTTACGTGCTATCGCTGTTAATCGCTCAGGATATCGTGGAGATTATTGCGGGAGAAGATGAGATACAGGGGCTGAAAGTGGGCGACCAAATTGCGATATCGAGCAAGGCTTTCAGCCCTTTGATTTTTAGACTATAAATTCAGACGAAAAATTCAAGCGACACATTCAAACCTGATTTAAACCTGATTTAAACCTGATTTAAACCTATAGGTCAGTTTGAATGTGCAACGTATTAAACCGCAGCCTATTCCGGTGTCAGGCCCATTACGTGAGAGAAGCCACCATCAACGTAGGTGATTTCACCGGTGATGCCGCTGGCCAATGGTGACAGCAAGAAAGCAGCGGTATTACCCACTTCTTCAATCGTCACGTTGCGGCGCAATGGCGCGTGCTCGGCCACAAAGCCCAGCAATTTACTGAAATCCTTGATGCCACTCGCTGCCAGCGTCTTGATAGGACCAGCTGAAACACCATTGACGCGTATACCTTTTTTACCCAGGTTTTCCGCCAGGTAACGTACCGAAGCTTCCAGCGACGCCTTGGCCAGGCCCATGGTGTTGTAATACGGAATGGCGCGAATCGCACCAAGGTAAGACAAGGTCAGCAACGAGGAGTCCGGACGCAACATAGGTAAAGCCGCTTTCGCCATCGCAGGGAAACTGTAGGCCGAAATATCGTGGGCGATTTTAAACGCTTCGCGTGAAAAGCCATCGAGGAAATCACCGGCAATCGCTTCGCGTGGTGCGAAACCAATCGCGTGAACCAGACCGTCGAGGTGATCCCAGGATTTAGCCAGATCAACAAACACCGCATTGATTTGTTCATCGCTGCTGACATCGCAGTCAAAAATCAAATCACTGCCAAATTCTTTGGCAAATTCACTAATTCTGTCTTTAAAACGTTCGCCTACATAAGTGAACGCCAGCTCAGCGCCTTCGCGCTTACAAGCCTGTGCAATGCCATAGGCGATAGAACGGTTGGATAACAAACCGGTGATCAGAATTTTTTTGCCTTGCAGAAATGCCATGATAACTCCAGGTATTAACGCAATACCGATGCGGCCTACAGGCCAAAAAGCCTTGAAGAACCGCATTAATACTAGGTTAAGGGTTTTATACTTATTTTGTACTAAGGTTTTACGGACTGCGTTTTACGGACTGCGACTACACTTCAGTACCGTCTGTTTAGTGAGTGTTCAGAATTTAGAACGTTTCCTCAGCAGGTCGGAATTGTAGTTGTTCACGCGCAAACGGGCAAATATTAAATTGACACAATCAATTCTCAGATTTTTCCCGCATGGCGCATTATCCGCTAAACTATTTTTTCTTGCTGCCTAAACGGCTTTCCTTACCTTGCATCAGATTGCCGATATTGCTGCCATGACGATAAATCAGCAGGCCGCTCATGACAAAAATTGCCAGCAATTTTGGATCAGGGCCAAACAATAAACCATAATAAAACGGCGCGAAAATAGCAGCGATCAATGCGCCTAAAGACGAATAGCGGAAAGCATAGACCACCACTAGCCAGGTCACCAGAGTCGCCAGGCCCAGCCATGGATTAATGCCCAGCAAGACTCCCAGTGCAGTGGCCACGCCCTTACCGCCGACGAACTTAAAAAAAACTGGCCATAAATGCCCGAGAAAGACCGCCAAGGTCACCAAGGCGACGGCGGTATCGCCCAAGCCAAACTGATCGCCGAATTTAACGGCCAGCCAGACTGCCAGCCAGCCCTTGGCGCCATCACCGATTAAAGTCAGCACGGCGGCAGCCTTATTGCCGCTACGCAAGACGTTGGTAGCGCCAGGGTTTTTTGACCCGTAAGTGCGCGGATCCGACAAGCGAAACATCTTGCTGACCACTACCGCAAATGAAATCGATCCCAATAAATAAGCGGCAAGCATTGCCAGTAAAGTATTCATCTTTATTTCCCTTGTTACTTAATGTGTTATTTAATAATTTTTATGATGTGAATCACTGCCCGGACGCTGATATTTATCATGCACCGGTAGCGTCGGTTAGTCGTCCAAAGCGCACTCAACCGCACGCGCCTTCAACAACGATTCCAGCAGTGCCGGATCGATTCCTATCAGATAGCCGCGCTTGCCGCCATTGATATAAATTTTATCCAGCAGAAGAATACCCTGTTCGACATACACAGGCATGGCTTTTTTTTGTACCAAACGGCGAAGTTCCGCCTACCATATAGCCGGAATGGCGTTGCGCCACTTCAGGTTTGCATGGCTCCACCGATTTGCAGCCGATCTGGCGCGCCAGATTTTTAGTCGAGACCTTGCAGTCTCCGTGCATCAGAACGATCAGTGGCTTGGCCTGTTCATCCTGCATTACCAGCGTCTTGACAACGCTATGTTCATCGACACCCAGCTCACGGGCTGAGACTGCGGTACCGCCATGTTCTTCATAACTATACGGGTGCTCACTAAATAGCGCCGCCTGTTTGCGCAAAAACTGGGTTGCCGGCGTTTCTGATACGTGCTCTTTTTTAGCCAAAACGATTCCTTCATGTCATAAGCAGGTCATATCCGAATTATATCGTTGCGCTTTTATCCTCAACGAGAAATTTCATGCAAATTCCAC
This genomic interval carries:
- the selD gene encoding selenide, water dikinase SelD, with the translated sequence MNTSTTPVRLTSFSHGGGCGCKIAPGVLAEILKKSTGFPVPSALMVGIETSDDAAVYKLNDEQALIATTDFFMPIVDDPYDFGRIAATNAISDVYAMGGTPIMALALVGMPVNQLPLEVIGQIIQGGESICAEAGIPIAGGHTIDSVEPIYGLVVLGLIHPSKLKRNSDAKVGDKLVLGKPIGVGILSAALKKQALDEAGYASMIMNTTKLNKPGQALSSLDGVSAMTDVTGFGLLGHLLEVCRGAKVGAQLNMSKIPLLPQVQQLAEAGYITGASARNWAAYGHDVKLNGISAVQQALLSDPQTSGGLLVCCDAGSVEQVLEIFRKGDFLDAAVIGDIVTGTSKVEVNL
- a CDS encoding DEAD/DEAH box helicase, with protein sequence MTFETLGLHTSILRAITDSGYTDPTAVQIQAVPAAIAGRDLLVSSQTGSGKTAAFMLPALHKFATAADSLEVTAADKTPNQERQSARSRGERPRFQAAKPKMLVLTPTRELALQVTTATDKYSAYSRKIKAVSILGGMPYPKQMQLLSRNPEILVATPGRLIDHMESGKIDFSELQILVLDEADRMLDMGFIDDIEKIVAATPETRQTMLFSATLDGVVGNMARRITKDPMIIQIAGSATKHENITQKVHFVDDLSHKNRMLDHLLRDESVDQAVVFTATKRDADTIADRLNIAGFAAAALHGDMHQGARNRTLDALRRGQVRVLVATDVAARGIDVPAITHVFNYDLPKFPEDYVHRIGRTGRAGRNGVAISLVNHAEGINVKRIERFTKQLIPVDVIEGFEPKKSAVASRSTARKPGGWKPGDTRSSGGGYGGNSNSNSNSKPGQRTFSKPNSPSSNGPRSEGSGGGYKGSNPRFGDANGNRRSFGDR
- the modA gene encoding molybdate ABC transporter substrate-binding protein: MADTLSVAVAANVQYVFDEIRLEFKKETGHEIRATYNSSGKFVTQIINGAPFDVFLSADMEYPEYLSKQAYTTAAPKIYAYGTLVLWTMKKRDLSQWQSLLSGDSITKIALANPKTAPYGREALKALAYYKLDASLKPRLVFGDSISQTNQYIHSGVADIGFTAKSVVLAKEMKDQGSWIEIPQQSYQAIAQGAVILKHGKEHHPVLAQQFYDFLYSAKARTILLNNGYRLP
- a CDS encoding TOBE domain-containing protein, yielding MNILSGHIAAIEAHGSVAIVDVTVAARLFTATLLGSPEHLASWKIGQSVQLLFKESEVALAKNLSGQISLRNRLPGTIVAIEVGQVLTRAIIDMNGLMISSVITSRSARGLQLAIGDQVEGLVKSNEMSLLLAESI
- the modB gene encoding molybdate ABC transporter permease subunit, yielding MSMFSYDWAPLLLTFELAAITTFILLLLGIPLAYWLAFSGNRFKPVFETAVSMPLVLPPSVLGFYLLLAFSPQQAFGLWLAQSFDIRLVFSFAGLVIGSVIFSLPFMVHPIQSGLQNIPLSLIEASRTLGKSDLHTLFRVLLPNIKSSLLAGIVLSFAHTIGEFGVVLMIGGNIPGVTKVASIAIYDEVESLNYAAAHFYAMVLFIVSFAVLLLVYTNNRRALLPFTRH
- a CDS encoding ABC transporter ATP-binding protein; amino-acid sequence: MLELDLQKNLRSSSASLDIDIHFKAQAHDFISLFGPSGVGKTTLLRMLAGLTKPDQGRLVVDGVTWFDAAKKINLSPQQRSIGFVFQDYALFPNMSVRDNVAYGAAKNQAAWIQRLLQLTGLTTFQNSLPATLSGGQKQRVALARALARKPKLLLLDEPLSALDGVLRSQLQDKLLQLHHECGLTSILVSHDIGEVFKLSQQVHQLEQGKIIKSGTPAEVFLQQRLSGKLNLRAQVLAIRKEEVIYVLSLLIAQDIVEIIAGEDEIQGLKVGDQIAISSKAFSPLIFRL
- the fabI gene encoding enoyl-ACP reductase FabI — encoded protein: MAFLQGKKILITGLLSNRSIAYGIAQACKREGAELAFTYVGERFKDRISEFAKEFGSDLIFDCDVSSDEQINAVFVDLAKSWDHLDGLVHAIGFAPREAIAGDFLDGFSREAFKIAHDISAYSFPAMAKAALPMLRPDSSLLTLSYLGAIRAIPYYNTMGLAKASLEASVRYLAENLGKKGIRVNGVSAGPIKTLAASGIKDFSKLLGFVAEHAPLRRNVTIEEVGNTAAFLLSPLASGITGEITYVDGGFSHVMGLTPE
- the plsY gene encoding glycerol-3-phosphate 1-O-acyltransferase PlsY translates to MNTLLAMLAAYLLGSISFAVVVSKMFRLSDPRTYGSKNPGATNVLRSGNKAAAVLTLIGDGAKGWLAVWLAVKFGDQFGLGDTAVALVTLAVFLGHLWPVFFKFVGGKGVATALGVLLGINPWLGLATLVTWLVVVYAFRYSSLGALIAAIFAPFYYGLLFGPDPKLLAIFVMSGLLIYRHGSNIGNLMQGKESRLGSKKK